A single region of the Thioalkalivibrio nitratireducens DSM 14787 genome encodes:
- the ccmB gene encoding heme exporter protein CcmB — protein sequence MFRSVFALLRRDLTLALRRPQDALTVVGFFVVVVALFPLGVGPDPEFLRTLAPGVLWVAALLATMLSLERLFSDDYRDGTLEQLLLVPEPLGLLVLTKTAGHWLITGLPLVLISPLLAVQLNLGAEEILILMLALLLGTPILSLIGAIGAALTLGLRGGGVLIALLILPLYVPPLILGSGAVDAVMHGASAQAHLSLLGALLAFALFATPWATAAALRIMLD from the coding sequence ATGTTCCGATCCGTGTTCGCCCTGCTGCGGCGCGACCTGACCCTGGCGCTGCGCCGTCCGCAGGACGCGCTGACCGTGGTCGGTTTTTTCGTGGTCGTGGTCGCGCTGTTCCCGCTGGGCGTCGGGCCGGATCCCGAGTTCCTGCGCACGCTCGCGCCCGGTGTGCTCTGGGTCGCGGCGCTGCTGGCCACGATGCTGTCGTTGGAACGTCTGTTCTCGGATGACTATCGCGACGGCACCCTGGAACAGCTGCTGCTCGTCCCGGAGCCGCTGGGCCTGCTGGTCCTGACCAAGACCGCCGGGCACTGGCTGATCACCGGGTTGCCCCTGGTCCTGATCTCGCCGCTGCTCGCAGTGCAGCTGAACCTCGGGGCCGAGGAGATCCTGATCCTGATGCTGGCCCTGCTGCTGGGCACGCCGATCCTGAGCCTGATCGGCGCGATCGGGGCCGCGCTTACGCTGGGGCTGCGCGGCGGCGGCGTGCTGATCGCGCTGCTGATTCTGCCGCTGTACGTGCCGCCGCTGATCCTCGGATCGGGCGCGGTCGACGCGGTGATGCACGGCGCAAGCGCACAGGCGCATCTGTCGCTGCTCGGCGCATTGCTCGCCTTTGCCCTGTTCGCAACGCCCTGGGCGACCGCCGCGGCGCTGCGCATCATGCTCGACTGA
- a CDS encoding heme ABC transporter permease yields MSERGIQWFRFTAPANFYDLAGRMIPWFAGLTVILFVIGLYLGLVVAPPDYQQGDSYRIIYIHVPAAWMSMFLYVLMAVYAGIGLVWRIKMAEVMAKAIAPTGALFTFLALWTGALWGRPTWGVYWVWDARLTSELILLFLYLGYMALHAAIDDRQRAANASAVLALVGVVNVPIIYFSVQWWNTLHQGASITVTEAPTMATIMFVTLLIMTLACWMYSIAVVLARARIEVLERERRARWVRERLEGET; encoded by the coding sequence GTGTCGGAAAGGGGTATCCAGTGGTTCCGGTTCACGGCGCCGGCGAATTTCTACGATCTGGCGGGGCGGATGATTCCGTGGTTTGCCGGGCTGACGGTGATTCTGTTCGTGATCGGGCTGTACCTGGGGCTGGTGGTGGCGCCGCCGGATTACCAGCAGGGGGACAGTTACCGGATCATTTACATTCACGTGCCGGCGGCGTGGATGTCGATGTTTCTGTACGTATTGATGGCCGTGTATGCCGGGATCGGGCTGGTGTGGCGGATCAAGATGGCGGAGGTGATGGCGAAGGCGATTGCGCCGACGGGGGCACTGTTCACGTTCCTGGCGTTGTGGACCGGGGCGTTGTGGGGGCGGCCGACCTGGGGGGTGTACTGGGTTTGGGATGCGCGCCTGACGTCGGAACTTATTCTGCTGTTTCTGTATCTGGGCTACATGGCGTTGCACGCGGCGATCGACGATCGGCAGCGGGCGGCGAACGCGAGTGCGGTGTTGGCGCTGGTGGGTGTGGTGAACGTGCCGATCATTTATTTTTCGGTGCAGTGGTGGAACACCTTGCACCAGGGGGCGTCGATCACGGTGACCGAGGCGCCGACGATGGCGACGATCATGTTCGTGACCTTGCTGATCATGACGCTGGCATGCTGGATGTATTCGATTGCGGTGGTGCTGGCGCGGGCGCGGATCGAGGTGCTCGAGCGCGAGCGCCGGGCGCGCTGGGTACGGGAACGGCTGGAGGGTGAGACATGA
- the ccmD gene encoding heme exporter protein CcmD → MMEFLAMGGYAPYVWGSYLVMAGLLLVELVQLRYRRRSLMGWLKRMARLNEQEGTR, encoded by the coding sequence ATGATGGAGTTTCTGGCGATGGGCGGGTATGCGCCCTATGTCTGGGGCTCGTATTTGGTGATGGCTGGGCTGTTACTGGTGGAGTTGGTGCAGTTGCGCTATCGCCGGCGCAGTCTGATGGGCTGGCTCAAGCGCATGGCCCGGTTGAACGAGCAGGAGGGTACGCGATGA
- the ccmE gene encoding cytochrome c maturation protein CcmE: MKTRQKRLLLVAGGLASLAVVAGLVLNAFRDNLVFFYTPSDIVADIVPMERTFRIGGLVEDGSVQRAEDGVTVHFRVTDTAVAVPVVYHGILPNLFREGQGVVAVGSLQDGGVFKASQVMARHDETYMPPEAAEAIERAQREQARTVGAADAAVGGHPGGTPGGYSGGYSGGY; this comes from the coding sequence ATGAAGACGCGACAGAAGCGGTTGTTGCTGGTGGCCGGCGGGCTGGCGAGCCTGGCGGTGGTGGCGGGGCTGGTGCTCAACGCCTTTCGGGACAATCTGGTGTTTTTCTACACGCCGTCGGACATCGTCGCCGACATCGTGCCGATGGAGCGGACGTTCCGGATTGGCGGGCTGGTCGAGGACGGCAGCGTGCAGCGGGCCGAGGACGGGGTGACGGTGCATTTCCGGGTGACCGACACCGCGGTGGCGGTGCCGGTGGTGTATCACGGCATCCTGCCGAACCTGTTCCGCGAGGGCCAGGGCGTGGTCGCGGTGGGCAGTCTGCAGGACGGCGGGGTGTTCAAGGCCAGCCAGGTGATGGCGCGCCACGACGAAACCTACATGCCGCCGGAGGCGGCGGAGGCGATCGAGCGCGCGCAGCGCGAGCAGGCGCGCACGGTCGGTGCGGCCGACGCTGCGGTGGGCGGCCATCCCGGCGGCACGCCCGGCGGCTATTCCGGCGGTTATTCCGGGGGGTACTGA